From Xylanibacter oryzae DSM 17970, a single genomic window includes:
- a CDS encoding DUF4836 family protein, producing the protein MKKYSIILVGVIMMFLTSCSGSGYLNAIPSESKALISFDLGGMAKYANLKGGNKSKAIKDLLHVSDPSDCGIDLSQKLYMFISPDGQVGLDAKVDDESDMEDWFNNMSKSGICTKVSKKRGYKFTVLHGNWVVGFSNKAMLVMGPAVGAAQGEIQMQIVKYLSQDEDEGIKSSPMYDKLDSIDSKVAMVAKTEALPSKFTAPFVLGAPKDTDPSEILIAAAITVNGKCLNISGESFSFKPSVDKALKAAAKSYKPISGKYIQSIPNDAMYSILMNVDGNNLINLLRSDKGMRAMLAGLNAALDIDNMIKSIKGDVAIIIPQYNGDSPNFALAAQLGNHNWLADVGYWEKSCPQGSKIVGWGKNAYHYISKDENFYFGVSNDNQLYSGNIDMLAKNSVAKTAKPLPVDIQNQLKGKKLCFIINLEAIGKEKQEIKTVTSILKPVFGDIEAITYSIK; encoded by the coding sequence ATGAAAAAATATTCGATAATATTAGTTGGAGTCATAATGATGTTTCTGACATCATGTTCAGGTTCAGGTTATTTGAATGCTATACCTAGCGAGAGCAAAGCGTTGATAAGTTTCGATTTAGGTGGAATGGCCAAGTATGCGAATCTAAAAGGTGGCAATAAATCAAAAGCAATAAAAGACTTGTTGCATGTTAGTGATCCATCTGATTGTGGCATAGATTTGTCTCAGAAACTATACATGTTCATTTCTCCTGATGGTCAAGTTGGTCTTGATGCTAAGGTAGATGATGAAAGTGATATGGAAGATTGGTTCAACAATATGTCAAAATCAGGAATATGCACTAAAGTTAGTAAGAAAAGAGGATATAAATTTACTGTCTTGCATGGTAACTGGGTTGTAGGTTTTTCAAACAAAGCAATGCTTGTAATGGGACCTGCCGTAGGCGCAGCTCAAGGTGAAATACAAATGCAAATAGTAAAATACCTTAGCCAAGATGAGGATGAAGGTATTAAAAGTTCACCAATGTATGACAAACTTGACTCAATAGATTCAAAAGTAGCAATGGTTGCTAAGACAGAAGCCTTACCGTCTAAGTTTACAGCTCCTTTTGTGTTAGGAGCACCTAAAGATACAGATCCTTCAGAAATCCTCATAGCAGCAGCCATTACTGTTAATGGTAAATGCTTGAATATCAGTGGCGAATCTTTCTCATTTAAACCATCTGTAGATAAAGCTTTAAAGGCTGCAGCTAAGAGCTATAAGCCTATTTCGGGTAAATATATTCAGTCTATACCTAATGATGCGATGTATTCTATATTGATGAATGTAGACGGTAACAATCTGATTAATCTATTACGTTCGGATAAGGGTATGCGGGCAATGCTTGCAGGACTTAATGCAGCCTTGGATATAGATAATATGATAAAAAGTATTAAGGGTGATGTTGCTATCATAATACCTCAGTATAATGGAGATTCTCCAAATTTCGCGTTAGCCGCACAATTGGGAAATCATAATTGGTTAGCTGATGTTGGCTATTGGGAAAAGTCGTGTCCTCAAGGATCAAAGATAGTAGGTTGGGGAAAGAATGCATACCATTATATAAGTAAAGATGAAAACTTCTATTTTGGAGTGAGTAATGACAACCAATTATATAGTGGCAATATAGATATGTTAGCAAAAAATTCTGTGGCAAAGACTGCAAAACCTTTGCCTGTTGATATTCAGAATCAACTTAAAGGTAAAAAATTATGCTTCATCATAAATTTGGAAGCAATTGGTAAGGAAAAGCAAGAAATAAAAACAGTAACAAGTATATTAAAACCTGTGTTTGGCGATATTGAAGCCATCACATATTCAATAAAATAA
- a CDS encoding 16S rRNA (uracil(1498)-N(3))-methyltransferase, which produces MKEVRFFFVPDASNQSELPEEEAMHALRVLRLKSGDEMMLMDGKGTFYRAEVTLAATRRCLYNVVEKLPQERQWAGRIQLAIAPTKMMDRMEWLVEKATEIGIDEFDFLNCKFSERKVLRTVRLDKIVTAAVKQSHKAWKPAVEQMITFKQFIAIDRSGYKFIAHCYEEIEKTELFDELRTIDLKDNDSVTVLIGPEGDFSIDEVKLAMQHGYKSISLGKSRLRTETAGLMAVAMCQLAQK; this is translated from the coding sequence ATGAAAGAAGTTAGATTCTTTTTTGTACCTGATGCTTCGAATCAATCGGAACTACCCGAAGAAGAAGCAATGCATGCACTTAGAGTACTGAGATTAAAATCTGGTGATGAAATGATGCTGATGGATGGTAAAGGTACTTTCTATCGAGCTGAAGTTACATTAGCTGCCACGAGGCGTTGTCTATATAATGTGGTAGAAAAATTACCACAGGAAAGACAATGGGCGGGTCGTATACAATTAGCTATTGCACCAACAAAGATGATGGACAGAATGGAATGGCTAGTTGAAAAGGCTACTGAAATAGGTATTGATGAATTTGATTTCTTAAATTGCAAGTTTTCAGAGAGAAAAGTCCTTAGAACTGTAAGATTAGATAAAATAGTTACTGCAGCTGTAAAACAGAGCCATAAGGCTTGGAAACCGGCTGTAGAGCAGATGATTACTTTTAAGCAGTTTATCGCTATAGACAGATCGGGCTATAAGTTTATTGCCCATTGTTATGAAGAAATAGAAAAGACAGAACTTTTCGATGAACTTAGAACGATAGATTTAAAGGATAATGACAGTGTTACAGTTCTTATTGGTCCAGAAGGCGATTTTTCTATCGATGAGGTTAAGTTGGCTATGCAGCATGGATATAAGTCTATAAGTCTTGGTAAAAGTAGATTGCGTACAGAGACTGCAGGTTTGATGGCTGTAGCTATGTGTCAACTTGCTCAAAAATAA
- a CDS encoding bifunctional nuclease domain-containing protein: MNKVRLKFKGLSEIAGNEKIGIIVLTDMVEKREITVVCDKNMIYQLELRLRKLDGVSKLLPEVLCNVIKNQTDVLMEVIIHDVVNGQYVSTLYNQKTLDAVPIRISDAVLLTLLSDVPLYIEENLMLKQSVSYELPANNLALPLNTLDTDMLKEALDKAVNDEKYEMASLLRDELRRRNMNAAKTDNDNERS, translated from the coding sequence ATGAATAAGGTAAGGCTTAAATTTAAAGGATTATCTGAGATAGCCGGTAACGAAAAAATCGGCATAATCGTGCTTACTGATATGGTTGAAAAGCGCGAGATAACTGTCGTTTGCGACAAAAACATGATTTACCAGCTGGAACTAAGATTAAGAAAACTAGATGGCGTGTCAAAACTTTTGCCAGAAGTGCTGTGTAATGTTATAAAAAATCAGACGGATGTACTGATGGAAGTAATAATACACGATGTAGTTAATGGGCAATATGTTTCAACACTTTACAATCAGAAAACTTTGGATGCTGTACCCATAAGAATTTCGGATGCTGTACTGCTAACATTATTGAGTGATGTTCCTCTTTATATAGAAGAGAATCTTATGCTTAAGCAGAGCGTATCTTATGAATTGCCTGCCAATAATTTGGCATTACCTCTCAATACCTTAGATACCGACATGCTAAAAGAAGCATTGGACAAGGCCGTAAATGATGAAAAGTATGAAATGGCCTCATTATTGCGTGATGAATTAAGAAGACGTAATATGAATGCCGCTAAAACAGATAATGATAATGAAAGAAGTTAG
- a CDS encoding glycosyltransferase family 2 protein, whose protein sequence is MKISVIIVSYNVKEYLSQCLDSLLKSLDGIESEVFVVDNHSKDGTIPFIRKRFHSIKYISCNHNMGFAKANNLAIKQCTGDYILLLNPDTIVGENVIRKALNFMDSHPQAGGAGVRMLKVNGSPAKESRRGIPTPMTAFYKMCGLCNRYPESKKFGRYYMSFLSWGEPVKIQIISGAFFLLRHSAIDKVGLLDEDYFMYGEDIDISYRLLKSGYDNWYLPLSVLHYKGESTRKSSFRYVHVFYEAMLIFFKKHYRSFSLFISLPIKTAIVFKAFIALLNIQFNRVKKILGFFDFRHNKLDDLYVFVCRKSSLESCKQIAFNKGLDAKFIIGDEISAPNGYRDVVDEYAERRNVCVVYDTHGYSYEHMLRIMANNVNCKVEMGTYNPQTHTIITRNEILK, encoded by the coding sequence TTGAAGATTTCTGTTATTATAGTAAGTTATAATGTAAAAGAATATCTTAGCCAGTGTCTGGATAGTCTGTTAAAATCTTTGGACGGAATTGAGTCTGAAGTTTTTGTTGTAGACAATCATTCTAAGGATGGAACAATTCCTTTTATCAGAAAACGTTTTCATAGCATAAAGTATATATCGTGCAATCATAATATGGGGTTTGCTAAGGCAAACAATCTGGCAATTAAGCAATGTACAGGAGATTATATATTACTATTAAATCCAGATACTATTGTCGGCGAAAACGTTATACGTAAGGCTTTAAACTTTATGGATTCACATCCTCAGGCTGGAGGTGCAGGAGTAAGAATGCTTAAAGTAAATGGTTCTCCGGCTAAGGAATCCAGAAGAGGAATACCAACACCGATGACAGCTTTCTACAAAATGTGCGGACTATGCAACAGATATCCAGAAAGTAAAAAATTTGGTAGATACTATATGAGTTTTTTAAGTTGGGGAGAGCCTGTAAAAATCCAGATTATAAGTGGGGCCTTTTTTTTGTTGCGGCATTCGGCTATTGATAAAGTAGGTTTGCTTGATGAAGATTATTTTATGTATGGTGAAGATATTGATATTTCATATCGTTTGCTAAAAAGTGGTTATGACAACTGGTATTTGCCATTGTCTGTCTTACATTACAAAGGTGAGAGCACACGCAAATCGTCATTCAGGTATGTACATGTTTTTTATGAAGCAATGCTGATATTTTTTAAAAAGCATTATCGCAGTTTCTCTTTATTCATATCTTTACCTATTAAAACGGCTATAGTTTTTAAGGCATTTATAGCATTGCTAAATATACAGTTTAACAGGGTCAAGAAAATTTTAGGCTTCTTTGATTTCAGACATAATAAATTAGATGATCTGTATGTCTTTGTCTGCCGAAAGTCTTCTTTAGAATCTTGTAAACAAATAGCATTTAATAAGGGCTTGGATGCAAAATTTATAATTGGTGATGAAATCTCTGCGCCCAATGGATATCGGGATGTAGTAGATGAATATGCAGAGCGCCGTAATGTTTGCGTTGTTTATGATACTCATGGATATAGTTATGAGCATATGTTGCGAATTATGGCTAATAATGTTAATTGCAAAGTTGAGATGGGTACTTATAATCCGCAAACGCATACCATTATTACGCGAAATGAAATATTAAAATAA
- the recR gene encoding recombination mediator RecR: MNQQYPSLLLEKAVTEFSKLPGIGRKTALRLVLHLLRQDTDDVVGFANSISTLKKEVKYCKVCHNISDTDVCAICSDPRRDSQTVCVVENIQDVMAIENTLQYKGLYHVLGGIISPMDGIGPSDIEIDSLVSRVTDGNVKEVILALSSTMEGDTTNFYIFRKLAKADVKLSIIARGISVGDELEYTDEVTLGRSIMNRTPFEGRI, encoded by the coding sequence ATGAACCAACAATACCCTTCACTGCTACTTGAAAAGGCTGTAACCGAATTTTCGAAACTACCGGGAATAGGTCGGAAAACGGCCTTAAGGCTTGTTTTGCATCTGTTAAGACAGGATACAGATGATGTAGTAGGTTTTGCAAACTCGATAAGCACGCTCAAGAAAGAAGTAAAATATTGCAAAGTATGCCATAATATTTCGGATACGGATGTTTGTGCTATATGTTCTGATCCACGTAGAGATTCGCAGACAGTATGCGTTGTAGAGAATATACAAGATGTGATGGCGATAGAGAATACCCTACAATATAAAGGCTTATATCATGTGCTTGGTGGAATCATTTCACCAATGGATGGTATTGGTCCTTCAGATATTGAGATAGATTCGCTGGTTAGCCGTGTTACTGATGGCAACGTCAAGGAAGTAATACTTGCTCTGAGCAGTACAATGGAAGGGGACACTACTAATTTCTATATATTCCGTAAATTGGCAAAGGCTGATGTAAAGCTTTCTATAATAGCTAGAGGTATTTCTGTAGGTGATGAACTGGAATATACTGATGAGGTTACACTGGGCCGATCTATAATGAACAGAACACCGTTTGAAGGTAGAATATAA
- the yihA gene encoding ribosome biogenesis GTP-binding protein YihA/YsxC, which yields MDINKSEFSISSATLQQCPNDTKPEYAFIGRSNVGKSSLINMLTNHKGLAKTSATPGKTLLINHFIINNEWYLVDLPGYGYAKRSKTMQQKLERLINAYILNREQLVNVFALIDVRLEPQKKDLEFIEWLGESSIPFSIIFTKADKLGAVKAKQNVGSYMEKLKETWEELPPYFLTSSEKRTGREEVLDYIEKINKELKK from the coding sequence ATGGATATAAATAAATCTGAATTTTCAATAAGTAGCGCTACTCTGCAGCAATGTCCTAACGATACAAAACCTGAATATGCCTTTATCGGACGCTCTAATGTAGGCAAATCCAGCCTAATAAATATGCTCACAAACCATAAGGGATTGGCAAAGACGTCTGCTACGCCAGGAAAGACTCTATTAATTAATCATTTTATAATCAACAATGAATGGTATCTTGTAGACCTTCCTGGATATGGTTACGCCAAACGTTCTAAGACTATGCAACAGAAATTGGAACGTCTTATTAATGCGTATATCCTTAATCGTGAACAACTGGTTAATGTATTTGCTCTTATTGACGTGCGACTTGAACCTCAGAAGAAAGACCTTGAATTCATTGAATGGCTCGGGGAGAGTAGCATACCTTTCAGTATAATATTTACAAAAGCAGACAAACTTGGAGCTGTAAAAGCTAAACAGAATGTTGGCAGTTACATGGAAAAATTGAAAGAGACTTGGGAAGAGCTCCCTCCATATTTTCTGACAAGTTCTGAAAAAAGGACTGGTCGTGAAGAAGTCCTTGACTATATTGAAAAAATAAATAAGGAGCTGAAAAAATAA
- a CDS encoding ABC-F family ATP-binding cassette domain-containing protein: protein MTPYLDVQNLTKSFGDLLLFDNINFSIAEGQRVGLIAQNGTGKSTLLSILTDRESYDNGEIIYKRDLKVGYLEQSPKFDPEESVLDACFNHKGEEDKVLKAKQILTQLKIKDLNQPMGQLSGGQQKRVALANVLITEPDFIILDEPTNHLDLEMIEWLEGYLARGNKTLLMVTHDRFFLDRVCSIIMELDNQTIYTYKGNYSYYLEKRQERIDATRAEIQHANNIYRRELEWMRRMPQARAHKSKSREDAFYDLEKVAKQRIEDRQIRLKSKSVYIGSKIFECQYISKAWGPDKVILNDFYYNFARYEKMGVVGNNGTGKSTFIKMLLGLEQPDSGQIAIGDTVKFGYFSQDGLKFDEQQKVIDVITNIAEYIDTGDGKHLSASQFLQFFLFTPEQQYNYVYKLSGGEKRKLYLCTVLMKNPNFLILDEPTNDLDIVTLQILEEYLADFAGCVIVVSHDRYFMDKIVDHLLVFKGDGVVKDFPGNYTQYRIWDSIQSDNNIEIEKEKEPKKKDYHNDTKRKMTYKEKQEFSSLEKEIEALENEQKDIEEQLCSGSLSIEELTEKSKRLPIIKDELDEKGMRWLELSEIEN, encoded by the coding sequence ATGACGCCATACTTAGATGTTCAGAATCTCACAAAATCATTTGGAGATTTGTTACTGTTCGACAATATCAATTTCAGTATTGCCGAAGGACAGCGTGTAGGTCTAATTGCACAAAACGGGACAGGCAAATCTACCCTATTATCAATTCTAACTGATAGGGAAAGCTATGACAATGGTGAGATAATTTATAAACGTGATCTCAAAGTTGGATACTTAGAACAGTCACCAAAATTTGATCCTGAAGAATCTGTGTTAGATGCATGCTTCAACCACAAAGGTGAAGAAGATAAAGTATTGAAAGCGAAGCAGATACTCACACAACTTAAAATAAAAGATTTAAATCAACCAATGGGTCAGCTCAGTGGTGGTCAACAAAAGCGTGTTGCCCTTGCAAATGTATTGATTACCGAGCCTGATTTTATAATATTGGACGAGCCTACCAATCATCTTGACTTGGAAATGATAGAATGGCTTGAAGGGTATCTGGCGCGAGGAAATAAGACTCTGCTAATGGTAACTCATGACCGTTTCTTTTTGGACCGTGTTTGCAGTATTATCATGGAACTTGACAATCAGACAATTTATACTTACAAAGGCAACTATTCTTATTATCTGGAAAAGAGGCAGGAACGCATTGATGCTACACGTGCAGAAATACAACATGCTAACAATATATATAGAAGAGAATTAGAATGGATGAGGCGTATGCCACAAGCTAGAGCTCATAAATCAAAATCACGCGAAGATGCATTTTATGACTTGGAAAAGGTTGCAAAACAACGGATTGAAGACCGACAGATAAGATTAAAATCAAAGAGCGTATACATTGGCAGCAAAATATTTGAATGTCAATATATATCAAAAGCATGGGGACCTGACAAAGTTATATTAAATGATTTTTATTATAATTTTGCCAGATACGAAAAGATGGGAGTTGTCGGCAATAATGGTACTGGCAAATCAACTTTCATAAAGATGCTTCTTGGACTTGAACAGCCTGACAGCGGGCAAATTGCTATAGGAGATACTGTAAAGTTCGGATATTTTTCACAAGATGGTCTCAAGTTTGACGAACAGCAAAAGGTCATTGATGTAATTACAAACATTGCAGAATATATTGACACCGGTGATGGGAAACACCTATCAGCATCACAGTTCTTGCAGTTCTTTTTATTTACACCAGAACAACAGTATAATTATGTATACAAATTAAGTGGTGGAGAAAAAAGGAAGCTTTATCTATGTACGGTACTAATGAAGAATCCTAACTTTCTGATACTTGATGAACCTACAAATGATCTAGATATTGTTACACTTCAAATACTAGAGGAATATCTAGCAGATTTTGCTGGATGTGTAATAGTAGTGAGCCATGACAGATATTTCATGGATAAAATAGTAGACCACCTACTTGTATTCAAGGGTGACGGTGTGGTTAAGGATTTTCCGGGGAACTATACTCAATACAGGATTTGGGACAGTATACAAAGTGACAACAATATTGAGATTGAAAAAGAAAAGGAACCAAAGAAGAAAGATTATCACAACGACACTAAGCGCAAAATGACTTATAAAGAGAAACAGGAATTTTCCTCTCTTGAAAAAGAAATAGAAGCATTAGAAAACGAACAAAAAGATATAGAAGAACAACTCTGCAGCGGTTCCTTGTCTATTGAAGAACTTACAGAAAAAAGTAAGCGCTTACCAATTATCAAAGATGAACTTGATGAAAAAGGTATGCGCTGGCTTGAATTATCAGAAATAGAAAATTGA
- a CDS encoding J domain-containing protein: MAFIDYYKILGVDKTIPQKDVRKAYLKRTKQFHPDLHPDDPKAKAKFQALNEAFDVIGDPDKRKKYDQYGEQWRNADAFSGAGGSGGSSSQWNSQGGSPFEGFDFSGFGSGGGGFSSFFEQLFGGNGRHRPTGSRRSSFNSGFGNEYGRSNTGEMNATVNIDLYTALLGGEIIIQMGNGTKLKLKVKPETQNGTKVRLRGKGYDRGDNTIGDLIITYNVKLPTNLTEHQKELLRQMKNG; encoded by the coding sequence ATGGCATTCATAGATTATTACAAAATTTTGGGAGTCGATAAGACCATTCCGCAGAAGGATGTCCGCAAGGCATATTTGAAGAGAACTAAGCAGTTTCATCCTGATTTGCATCCGGATGATCCTAAGGCTAAAGCAAAATTTCAAGCTCTCAATGAGGCCTTTGATGTAATAGGTGACCCTGACAAACGTAAAAAATATGACCAGTACGGTGAGCAGTGGCGTAATGCTGATGCATTCAGTGGTGCAGGTGGTAGTGGGGGTAGCTCAAGTCAGTGGAACTCGCAAGGTGGATCTCCGTTTGAAGGGTTTGATTTTTCTGGGTTTGGAAGCGGTGGAGGTGGCTTTAGTAGCTTCTTCGAACAACTGTTTGGTGGTAACGGAAGGCACAGACCTACTGGTTCACGCAGAAGTTCTTTCAATAGTGGTTTTGGTAACGAATATGGTCGCAGTAATACAGGTGAGATGAATGCAACAGTAAATATTGATCTATATACAGCTTTGCTTGGTGGAGAAATTATAATACAGATGGGAAATGGTACAAAACTCAAACTGAAAGTTAAACCTGAAACGCAGAACGGCACCAAGGTACGTTTACGTGGTAAAGGTTATGACAGAGGTGACAACACCATCGGAGACCTTATCATAACATATAATGTCAAGTTACCAACCAATCTCACTGAACATCAGAAAGAACTCTTACGACAGATGAAGAATGGATAG
- a CDS encoding bifunctional metallophosphatase/5'-nucleotidase yields the protein MKKLLTVCLCVLCFNISGMTKTRTVNIRVIETSDVHGSFFPYDFISRKPKSGSMARVSTYVNNLRKVYGKNLLLLDNGDILQGQPTCYYCNYVKPNIPNVAAEVINYMKYDAETIGNHDIETGHSVYDKWIKEVKCPMLGANIINTKTGNPYLSPYTIFNRDGVKIAVLGMITPAIPNWLNESLWSGMRFEEMVSCAKYWVNYLKVNEKPDVIIGLFHSGKDGGIHTDKYDEDASIEVAKKVSGFDLILYGHDHARHSNIVKGPEGKDVLCLDPSCNAYLVSDAQISVSFDNNKIVEKKVTGDVKSIENIPVDNEMVKNFQSSIDSVNAFVNRRIGTFKNAIYTRDCYFGSAAFTDYIHDLQLRISGAEISFNAPLSFDTCIKAGPIYVSDMFNLYKYENQIYVLKMTGEEIRKHLEMSYDLWVNTMKSPDDHIIAMSEATKDDKQRFGFKNLAFNFDSAAGIDYEVDVTKPDGQKVHILKMSNGQPFDEHRWYKVVMNSYRGNGGGELLTKGAGIPHDSLKSRIIYESEKDQRYYMMKEIEYSKNILDPKAHNNWRFVPEAWTKPAIKRDYELIFK from the coding sequence ATGAAGAAATTATTGACAGTGTGCTTATGCGTACTCTGTTTTAATATTAGCGGAATGACAAAAACAAGAACTGTAAATATAAGAGTTATTGAAACCAGTGATGTACATGGTAGTTTCTTTCCGTACGATTTTATTTCACGCAAGCCAAAGTCTGGCTCTATGGCAAGGGTTAGTACATATGTAAATAACTTAAGAAAAGTATACGGTAAGAACTTATTATTACTGGATAATGGAGATATACTTCAGGGACAACCTACATGTTACTATTGTAACTATGTCAAGCCAAATATCCCAAATGTTGCTGCTGAAGTTATTAACTACATGAAGTATGACGCTGAAACTATCGGCAACCATGATATCGAGACAGGACATTCTGTATATGACAAATGGATAAAAGAAGTAAAGTGCCCAATGCTTGGTGCAAACATAATAAACACAAAGACAGGGAATCCATATTTATCTCCGTATACTATATTTAATAGAGATGGCGTTAAAATTGCTGTTTTAGGAATGATAACACCTGCCATTCCAAACTGGCTTAACGAGAGTCTATGGAGTGGTATGAGATTTGAAGAAATGGTTTCGTGCGCAAAATACTGGGTTAACTATCTTAAAGTTAACGAAAAGCCTGACGTTATAATCGGTCTATTCCATTCAGGTAAAGATGGTGGAATACACACAGACAAATACGATGAAGATGCTTCTATTGAAGTAGCAAAAAAGGTTAGTGGTTTTGACCTAATTTTATATGGGCATGATCATGCAAGACACTCTAATATTGTAAAAGGCCCAGAAGGTAAAGACGTTTTATGTCTTGATCCATCATGCAATGCTTATCTGGTAAGTGATGCCCAAATAAGTGTTTCATTCGATAATAACAAGATTGTAGAAAAGAAAGTAACTGGTGATGTAAAAAGTATTGAAAATATACCTGTAGACAATGAGATGGTAAAAAATTTCCAGTCATCTATAGACAGCGTTAACGCATTTGTAAACAGAAGAATCGGAACATTTAAAAATGCTATTTACACTAGAGACTGCTATTTTGGCAGTGCAGCTTTTACAGATTATATTCATGATCTACAATTGAGAATTTCTGGTGCAGAGATTTCATTTAATGCACCTCTTTCATTTGATACATGCATAAAAGCCGGACCTATATACGTAAGTGATATGTTCAATCTATATAAGTACGAGAACCAAATCTATGTACTTAAAATGACAGGAGAAGAAATTCGCAAACATTTGGAAATGAGTTACGATTTATGGGTTAACACTATGAAATCTCCTGACGATCATATCATAGCTATGAGCGAAGCAACGAAAGATGATAAACAGAGATTTGGATTTAAGAACCTGGCTTTCAACTTTGATAGTGCAGCTGGAATAGATTACGAAGTAGATGTTACTAAACCTGATGGACAAAAAGTACATATACTAAAGATGAGCAACGGTCAGCCATTTGATGAACATAGATGGTACAAAGTAGTTATGAATAGCTATAGAGGAAACGGAGGTGGAGAACTGCTGACAAAAGGTGCAGGTATACCTCATGATTCTCTTAAGAGCAGGATAATATACGAGAGCGAAAAAGATCAGAGATATTACATGATGAAAGAGATTGAATACTCTAAAAACATACTAGATCCTAAAGCTCACAATAACTGGCGTTTTGTGCCGGAAGCATGGACAAAACCTGCAATAAAGAGAGATTATGAACTTATTTTTAAATAA
- the nudC gene encoding NAD(+) diphosphatase — MKKFWFVFCKSDIMLEKIGNGEYTIPYQEEPPTEVKEWTTIHNITPFDDSEVKTYMIDSPIIENERYIMSGLRASFHMIPRHLYLKAGKCQEILYWDMNTKFCGVCGGPMKMHTDISKRCENCGKEVWPQLATAVIVLINKGDDILLVHAKNFRGDYYGLVAGFVETGETLEQAVEREVMEETGIRIKNLHYYSSQPWPYPSGLMCGFYAEYESGEIKLQRSELEDGGWYHKDNLPDIPDKLSIARRLIDNWLETSK; from the coding sequence ATGAAAAAGTTTTGGTTCGTATTTTGCAAGAGCGATATTATGCTCGAGAAAATCGGCAACGGAGAATATACTATACCGTATCAGGAAGAACCTCCTACAGAGGTAAAAGAGTGGACAACAATACATAATATAACTCCTTTTGATGATTCTGAGGTAAAAACATATATGATAGATTCACCAATAATAGAGAATGAACGCTATATTATGTCTGGACTTAGAGCGTCATTTCACATGATTCCAAGACATTTATACCTTAAAGCAGGTAAATGTCAAGAAATTCTTTATTGGGATATGAATACAAAATTCTGCGGAGTTTGCGGTGGACCTATGAAGATGCATACAGATATCTCTAAACGATGCGAAAACTGTGGAAAAGAAGTTTGGCCACAACTGGCAACAGCCGTAATTGTACTTATAAATAAGGGTGATGACATATTGCTTGTACATGCCAAGAATTTCCGTGGTGACTATTATGGTCTTGTAGCGGGATTCGTTGAGACAGGCGAGACATTAGAGCAGGCTGTAGAAAGAGAAGTGATGGAAGAGACTGGAATAAGAATTAAGAACTTACATTACTACAGTAGTCAACCGTGGCCATATCCAAGTGGACTAATGTGTGGTTTCTATGCTGAATATGAAAGTGGAGAAATTAAATTGCAACGTTCTGAATTAGAAGATGGAGGATGGTATCATAAAGATAACCTGCCTGATATACCTGATAAACTATCTATAGCTAGAAGACTCATAGATAATTGGCTTGAAACATCCAAATAA